From Pyrenophora tritici-repentis strain M4 chromosome 1, whole genome shotgun sequence, the proteins below share one genomic window:
- a CDS encoding NmrA domain containing protein — MSGGDSDLQIRIVDAAVAAGVKRFIPDEFGHDTLNRSIQTRIPKYAGRATVIDYLQHMSKSFEWTAIATGYTLDTNLVSGNMGLDMEWYSATIHGIGTEQFAASSLEKVGSVVACTINHWDEVKNQYIYAAGVITSTNEVLRSAEKATGRTFTVGHYNVEESILEGQQRIERGYPDSGMFLLERSILYDEQVNASMPFKTQSMNEKLGLSPESVEAIVEKAYHDMKHRGKSGCACST, encoded by the coding sequence ATGTCCGGTGGAGACTCAGACTTGCAAATCCGTATTGTCGACGCCGCAGTGGCTGCCGGTGTCAAACGGTTCATACCTGATGAGTTTGGTCATGATACGCTAAACAGGAGCATACAAACCCGTATACCAAAGTATGCCGGACGAGCCACGGTTATCGACTACCTTCAGCACATGTCGAAATCTTTTGAATGGACTGCCATCGCTACAGGGTACACGCTGGATACCAACCTTGTCAGTGGCAACATGGGCCTCGACATGGAGTGGTACAGCGCTACTATCCACGGTATTGGCACAGAGCAGTTCGCGGCGTCCAGCCTGGAGAAGGTGGGAAGCGTCGTAGCCTGCACAATCAATCATTGGGACGAGGTCAAGAACCAGTACATCTACGCTGCCGGTGTTATCACATCCACTAACGAAGTCTTGAGATCTGCCGAGAAGGCTACCGGCCGTACTTTTACCGTCGGCCATTACAATGTAGAAGAGTCCATCTTGGAAGGGCAGCAAAGAATCGAAAGAGGCTACCCCGACTCCGGCATGTTCCTTCTCGAACGAAGCATCCTGTACGACGAGCAAGTGAATGCCTCAATGCCATTCAAAACCCAAAGCATGAATGAGAAACTTGGCCTTTCACCAGAATCCGTCGAAGCCATTGTCGAAAAGGCGTACCATGACATGAAGCACCGTGGCAAGTCCGGCTGCGCATGTTCAACATGA
- a CDS encoding Sec39 domain containing protein, which yields MAALQRLSKLSEAHCVLLAVQYATESNITALRALTALRDSDLPLELTLSILLNYLPEEKDPSLYCDYLQDLANGSRYPGENPAESLDVGSVEQLSNSRAKKKRNALGLIPVIHPLYAAASEVDIFTHFLVHRAHRIDAQTGLLDLAPQLIVPFLGHSEYLRTWFISTVLPLLRLSYEYYPQSPAFSLDEFAALKGQHAIDYQLSNVRNANGTDVQHAARDLKGVVAPWLCGANDRKRRRTTSEGRRASIAQEEHEIDDWDCLFQWLLHMSKEHLALVTAAMSDWDGPEDMDLGGYEEGRDFVDDDQQRQLEMKYARTALACLYMVDKSDVGTLQTAHLLLGRICTLLNYDPPPDLSIGVDQLPAYDLKDPVLHDSTTALLREDRLLEPGNAITEPGPEAFRVLELIMFSSCVLSTLQHPVSMRDVAEMSLHDDYSEQLSLLQKILHTLNSGSKKSSNEWGTIRAKLRWLWNWGTDYHDEDRKAQGIFGMLDSKTVETEVLKALLESNHFPLAIELYIKPPFGQQPLLSSDVEQVVLASAMHHYDNASNGNRNRGGMKRASDLIAAFAPHFPSSSRFRRFQALLAATHAMSFYSLILQHGVPFQPVNIRVSSNPLSLVRKLLSQNSGSYTKLDDLVSIGQNLVVATPSTIMDEEAGSVQLDPSTIERKKAAAERRVIGMAIQAALEEDDFETAYSYVVNRLTPSTPIPTPSASFQLFSFGSAHAENHEDDAEDVAWRAALRAGRYDSSPPSYNTWSQAGNAARPDLRRLEQRMELLSQALLLAPPSHLEEVLGVWQQCEAEMMHLLAQETEADERFNDAADRKLPGSFNLDTITVQPRREVGRGAVEEAPMGLFDVARGAAAAFSKTASTLRGSAEAPSKADTTSRRVSMEGSDSGSMNDHERVRRRDMVANAATGALASGIGWMLGAKPVTE from the exons ATGGCAGCCCTACAGAGGCTCTCTAAACTCTCCGAGGCGCATTGCGTTCTCCTCGCCGTACAATATGCAACCGAGTCCAACATCACAGCGTTGCGCGCATTAACAGCACTACGCGACAGCGATCTGCCACTTGAACTTACCCTCAGCATACTCTTGAACTATCTCCCGGAAGAAAAAGACCCGTCTTTGTATTGCGACTATCTCCAGGACTTGGCGAATGGCTCACGATATCCTGGAGAGAACCCCGCCGAATCGCTAGACGTAGGGTCGGTAGAACAGCTCTCGAATTCACGGgcaaagaagaaaagaaacgCTTTAGGTCTCATACCTGTGATACATCCTCTCTATGCAGCAGCGAGCGAAGTGGATATCTTTACCCATTTCCTCGTCCACCGCGCCCACCGCATCGACGCTCAGACCGGTCTTCTAGATCTCGCCCCACAGCTGATTGTTCCCTTCCTCGGCCACTCCGAATACCTGCGCACGTGGTTTATATCGACCGTCCTCCCGCTCCTCCGTCTCAGTTACGAATACTATCCGCAAAGCCCTGCCTTCTCTCTCGACGAGTTTGCGGCACTCAAGGGACAGCACGCCATCGACTACCAGCTTTCGAATGTGCGCAATGCGAATGGGACGGATGTACAACATGCAGCGCGGGACCTCAAGGGCGTCGTGGCGCCGTGGCTATGCGGAGCTAATGATCGCAAGAGGCGGAGAACTACAAGTGAGGGTCGAAGGGCGTCAATCGCACAAGAGGAACACGAAATAGATGACTGGGACTGTCTGTTTCAATGGCTACTACACATGTCAAAGGAACACCTGGCGCTTGTTACTGCAGCCATGTCTGATTGGGATGGCCCGGAGGACATGGATCTTGGTGGTTACGAAGAAGGACGAGACTTTGTCGACGATGATCAGCAGCGCCAGCTTGAAATGAAGTACGCACGCACAGCCCTTGCGTGTCTCTACATGGTGGACAAGAGCGATGTGGGTACATTACAGACGGCACATCTACTCCTAGGGCGGATATGCACTCTGCTCAACTACGACCCCCCGCCAGACCTGAGCATTGGTGTAGATCAACTACCAGCGTACGACCTAAAGGACCCTGTGTTGCATGACTCGACGACTGCCTTACTCCGGGAAGACCGACTGCTGGAACCCGGCAACGCCATCACAGAGCCCGGACCTGAAGCATTTCGCGTCCTGGAGCTGATCATGTTCTCCTCGTGTGTTTTATCAACCTTGCAACACCCTGTATCGATGCGGGATGTTGCCGAGATGTCGCTACATGACGACTACTCAGAGCAACTCTCTCTACTGCAAAAGATACTTCACACACTCAACAGCGGCTCGAAGAAAAGCAGTAACGAATGGGGGACCATACGGGCTAAGCTACGGTGGCTGTGGAACTGGGGTACCGACTATCATGACGAGGACCGCAAAGCCCAGGGTATCTTTGGCATGCTAGATAGCAAGACTGTGGAGACTGAAGTTTTGAAAGCACTACTCGAGAGCAACCACTTTCCCCTCGCTATAGAGCTTTATATCAAGCCCCCCTTTGGCCAGCAACCGCTTCTCTCCTCTGATGTGGAACAGGTTGTGCTCGCTTCAGCAATGCACCACTACGATAATGCAAGCAACGGCAACCGCAATAGGGGTGGTATGAAGCGTGCCTCTGATCTCATCGCCGCCTTTGCCCCTCActttccttcttcttcacGTTTTCGACGTTTTCAGGCTCTACTGGCAGCAACCCATGCCATGTCTTTTTATTCGCTCATACTACAACACGGCGTACCCTTCCAGCCGGTCAATATCAGAGTCAGCTCAAATCCGCTATCCCTAGTCCGAAAGCTGCTATCACAGAACAGCGGCAGCTATACAAAGCTGGACGACTTGGTTTCCATTGGACAGAATCTTGTGGTTGCAACGCCATCGACCATCATGGACGAGGAAGCAGGAAGCGTGCAACTAGACCCCTCCACGATTGAGCGAAAGAAGGCAGCTGCGGAACGACGAGTCATTGGCATGGCCATTCAGGCTGCACTAGAAGAGGATGATTTTGAAACTGCGTACTCGTATGTTGTCAACCGACTGACGCCATCTACACCAATACCCACACCGTCAGCATCAttccagctcttctcttTTGGCTCTGCGCATGCCGAAAACCACGAAGATGACGCAGAAGATGTGGCCTGGCGGGCTGCTCTCCGGGCTGGTCGTTATGACTCCTCACCACCCTCCTACAACACATGGTCTCAAGCTGGAAATGCGGCGCGGCCAGACTTGAGAAGACTGGAGCAACGCATGGAATTGCTATCACAGGCACTCTTACTTGCACCGCCCAGTCATCTGGAGGAGGTATTGGGCGTATGGCAGCAGTGTGAAGCTGAGATGATGCATTTGCTCGCCCAGGAAACTGAAGCAGACGAGCGATTCAACGATGCCGCTGACCGCAAGCTTCCTGGTTCTTTCAATCTCGACACAATTACCGTCCAGCCTCGCCGCGAGGTTGGAAGAGGTGCAGTTGAAGAGGCACCAATGGGTCTGTTTGATGTAGCACGCGGTGCGGCGGCGGCGTTTTCAAAGACTGCTTCTACTCTTCGTGGAAGCGCAGAAGCTCCGTCCAAAGCTGACACTACCTCGAGACGTGTCAGTATGGAGGGCAGCGACTCTGGCAGTATGAACGACCACGAGCGTGTTAGGAGGAGGGACATGGTAGCCAATGCCGCGACTGGAGCACTTGCTTCCGGCATTGGCTGGATGTTGG GTGCGAAGCCAGTGACCGAGTGA
- a CDS encoding Herpes-BLLF1 multi-domain protein: MWRTGLLYLDRGDSSILNALRNAGYDTQQQPGSPQRSPSRRFSFASDTESALEGKLKHEMRQQQGVQHWVMPADVNSLKFASPRNSPRTRAIDPADALGLSTDATLFEEPVLYSLDRIKEDGPSPDYFCYDDLQKSPSLKGDSEDAVSMQKRRPSHLRTPSTPTIESRIASAQRASRTLPLRAKTNEGLLQLQANTSKPQRPANTHQRRISLGLPIKTPNATGDNPRHSSPTTTRSLHPSTPKRLPKKSGPASTIQQERDLEYKHRHTFIGTASLDDFLEVLDVSPEHTTNKDAIVRAFILLASSERLLARQASLKPDGWSVIARTSAETVNTDYVEQAHAKLGSIVLRQFLDLITFNEDEEANAMSVVEAFTAASHLDAQASKATGSKAKAFRSWMVKALPQ; this comes from the coding sequence ATGTGGAGAACCGGCCTACTCTACCTCGACCGCGGGGACAGCTCCATCCTCAACGCCCTGCGCAATGCGGGGTACGACACACAACAACAGCCCGGCTCGCCGCAACGCTCGCCATCGCGACGCTTCTCTTTTGCCAGCGACACGGAAAGCGCGCTCGAGGGCAAGCTCAAGCACGAGATGCGCCAACAGCAGGGCGTGCAGCACTGGGTCATGCCCGCCGACGTCAACAGCCTCAAATTTGCAAGTCCCCGCAACAGCCCGCGCACCCGAGCCATCGACCCAGCCGACGCCCTCGGCCTGTCTACGGATGCCACCCTCTTCGAAGAGCCTGTCCTTTACTCGCTGGACCGAATAAAGGAAGACGGCCCGTCGCCCGACTACTTTTGCTACGACGACCTGCAAAAGTCGCCATCACTCAAGGGCGACAGTGAAGACGCCGTATCCATGCAGAAGCGACGACCCTCGCACCTCCGAACCCCCTCTACCCCCACCATCGAATCACGCATCGCCAGTGCCCAGCGGGCGTCGCGGACACTGCCGCTGCGTGCCAAGACCAACGAAGGCCTGTTGCAGCTGCAAGCAAACACATCAAAGCCCCAGCGCCCCGCAAACACACACCAGCGCAGAATCTCGCTCGGCCTCCCCATCAAGACGCCCAATGCTACAGGCGACAACCCCCGCCATTCCAGCCCCACTACCACCCGCTCCCTCCACCCATCAACACCCAAGCGGCTACCGAAAAAGTCCGGGCCTGCCTCCACGATCCAGCAGGAGCGCGACCTGGAGTACAAGCACCGCCACACATTCATCGGCACCGCATCGCTAGACGACTTCCTAGAGGTGCTCGACGTTTCGCCCGAGCACACGACAAACAAGGACGCCATCGTGCGTGCCTTTATTCTCCTAGCGTCGAGCGAGCGCCTACTAGCCCGACAAGCCTCCCTAAAGCCCGACGGGTGGAGCGTCATTGCACGAACGTCTGCCGAGACGGTAAACACCGACTACGTCGAACAAGCACACGCCAAGCTCGGGTCCATTGTACTGCGCCAGTTCCTGGACCTAATCACCTTCAACGAGGACGAGGAAGCAAACGCCATGAGCGTCGTCGAAGCCTTTACAGCCGCAAGTCATCTGGATGCACAAGCGAGCAAGGCCACAGGAAGTAAGGCCAAAGCCTTTCGGAGTTGGATGGTGAAGGCGCTACCCCAGTAG
- a CDS encoding UhpC, Sugar phosphate permease, whose protein sequence is MATQYEQEKISTHDAAHVEEHHRKAGGLAANMSPERRQQVEKTLKRKLDIRYLDRNNIAAARLGGFEEDLGLTATQYSTCLSILYVGYILMQVPSNMIINRIPRPSLYIGVVMLIWGMISTLSGNVNSFSGMVAIRFMIGFVEAAFLPGALLILSKWYTRRELTLRNAILFCGNLISNAFSSLVGAAVLGNMEGTLGHRAWRWLFWIEGAVTMAIAIAAVFVLPDLPHNSRGFTEEERAVAVLRMTEDVGEADEDSSEQSAFAGFFMAVKDLKIYVMMLTFTAYVIGLSFNAFFPTLTKTLGFGYITTLLMSAPPWAFACIVSLINAWHADRQQERFWHIVGPIMVGIVGFAISMATSHTAARYVALFLQASSYAGFIVFYSWISSSFPRPPAKRAVAIAMINAFSQLGNIAGSYVWNMKDNGYRNSYGVVTAMFGVTIMGCFVFRVILVRLNKRLDDGVDAWVVHGDVAEQTAATEGS, encoded by the exons ATGGCGACCCAGTACGAGCAGGAGAAGATTTCCACCCACGATGCGGCTCATGTCGAAGAGCACCACAGGAAGGCTGGTGGACTGGCCGCCAACATGAGCCCCGAACGACGACAGCAGGTTGAGAAGACGCTGAAACGCAAGCTGGACATACGAT ATCTCGACAGGAACAACATCGCAGCAGCGCGTCTGGGTGGGTTCGAAGAAGATCTCGGTCTTACCGCTACCCAATACTCGACATGCCTAAGTATTCTCTATGTTGGGTATATTTTGATGCAGGTCCCGTCAAATATGATCATCAACCGGATACCACGCCCGTCGTTATACATTGGCGTTGTAATGCTT ATCTGGGGCATGATTAGTACCCTGAGTGGTAATGTCAACAGCTTTTCCGGCATGGTGGCCATTCGTTTCATGATTGGCTTTGTCGAGGCAGCTTTTTTG CCTGGAGCCCTTCTGATTTTATCCAAATGGTATACGAGACGCGAGCTCACACTTCGAAACGCCATCCTTTTCTGTGGAAACCTCATCTCAAACGCCTTCAGTTCACTCGTTGGAGCAGCCGTTCTAGGCAACATGGAGGGAACTCTAGGGCACAGAGCATGGCGTTGGCTCTTCTGGATCGAGGGGGCAGTTACAATGGCTATTGCTATTGCAGCTGTATTCGTTCTTCCGGATCTTCCTCATAATTCGCGTGGTTTCACCGAAGAAGAGCGGGCGGTGGCGGTTCTACGAATGACCGAGGACGTGGGAGAAGCCGACGAGGACTCGTCTGAGCAGTCCGCCTTTGCTGGATTCTTCATGGCTGTCAAGGATCTCAAGATTTACGTTATGATGTTGACGTTTACGGCATATGTTATCGGACTGTCGTTCAACGCTTTTTTCCCGACCCTCACCAAAACTCTCGGATTCGGATACATCACCACGCTCCTCATGAGTGCGCCGCCGTGGGCCTTTGCTTGCATTGTCAGTCTTATTAATGCCTGGCACGCTGATCGCCAACAAGAGCGCTTCTGGCACATTGTCGGGCCCATTATGGTTGGCATCGTGGGATTCGCAATTTCAATGGCGACATCACACACAGCAGCACGCTACGTTGCTCTCTTCCTACAGGCTTCATCTTACGCTGGCTTTATCGTATTCTACTCCTGGATTTCATCCTCCTTCCCTCGTCCCCCGGCCAAGCGCGCAGTGGCCATTGCCATGATCAACGCCTTCAGTCAACTCGGCAACATTGCTGGATCGTATGTGTGGAACATGAAGGACAACGGGTACCGAAACAGCTACGGCGTTGTCACGGCCATGTTTGGCGTTACAATCATGGGGTGCTTCGTCTTCAGAGTCATCTTGGTGCGCTTGAACAAGCGACTAGACGACGGTGTAGATGCCTGGGTTGTACATGGAGATGTTGCAGAGCAAACCGCAGCAACGGAGGGC TCATGA
- a CDS encoding BIM1, Microtubule-binding protein involved in cell cycle control: protein MGESRQELVAWLNNLLQLNITKVEQCGTGAALCQVFDSIFYDVPMSRVKFNANTEYAYLQNFKVLQNTFAKHQIDKPIRVESLVKCKMQDNLEFLQFVKQYWDQHFPGHDYDPVARRKGQGGAATGAAPAPRASTTAARRAPAASNTAAPRTRTPLATGGGAASAALREENTQLKETVTGLERERDFYFSKLRDIELLIQQAMEADPELEKDEGLLKQIQNILYSTEEGFEIPPETEGAEEETF, encoded by the exons ATGGGAGAATCAAG ACAAGAGCTCGTGGCCTGGCTGAACAACCTGCTCCAGCTCAACATTACCAAAGTCGAACAATGCGGCACCGG GGCAGCACTATGCCAGGTCTTCGACAGCATATTCT ACGATGTCCCCATGTCGCGAGTAAAGTTCAACGCCAACACCGAGTATGCGTACTTGCAGAACTTTAAAGTATTACAGA ACACATTCGCCAAGCACCAGATCGACAAGCCTATCCGCGTCGAGTCACTGGTCAAGTGCAAGATGCAGGACAACCTTGAATTCCTCCAGTTTGTGAAGCAGTACTGGGATCAGCACTTTCCCGGCCATGACTACGACCCCGTCGCTCGCCGCAAGGGTCAAGGAGGTGCAGCCACAGGAGCCGCACCTGCACCTCGCGCATCCACGACTGCCGCTCGAAGAGCCCCGGCTGCGAGCAACACGGCCGCGCCCAGAACCCGTACCCCGCTCGCCACTGGAGGAGGTGCTGCCAGCGCCGCTCTCCGCGAAGAGAACACACAACTAAAGGAGACGGTCACCGGTCTCGAGCGCGAGAGGGACTTTTACTTTAGCAAGCTCCGTGACATTGAGCTGCTGATTCAGCAAGCCATGGAGGCCGATCCCGAGCTCGAAAAGGACGAGGGTCTGCTCAAGCAAATCCAAAACATTCTCTACTCCACCGAAGAAGGCTTTGAGATCCCACCGGAGACTGAGGGCGCTGAGGAGGAGACGTTCTAG
- a CDS encoding GlpG, membrane protein, with amino-acid sequence MYFIPIQLLASTRCASRASISLLKSANIGFAAGSRISSQTRFASKSSPPSNPKPNPPSRKLVLPPSKAGTKGTPPSNPSKIKVTKRLPDKDRPREFTELDQSINGTRIVYERAKLVWPGIWSIATVVATYGVFAYMYINYGDAISSAALQPSRAENSDSWLLTPTVIRDGIKIAWQDLDKLTIGIIGFSTVIHALRRSGLFSQANFVHIVGRYRYTIFTHPFIYKNWVHLGGTSLILAWFLPGVVRHFDGDVYHTAAFLASVPVVISYLHRFIFRFIPMPYFPVNRGAMYICVAAFGAYSVAYAHEKIWTPAGVVVRLPSKVWASIEV; translated from the exons ATGTACTTTATTCCGATTCAGCTGCTCGCCTCGACGAGATGCGCCTCTAGAGCAAGCATATCGTTGCTGAAAAGTGCAAATATTGGCTTCGCCGCGGGCTCGCGCATATCCTCACAAACCCGGTTTGCCTCAAAATCATCTCCGCCTAGTAATCCAAAACCCAATCCGCCCTCTCGGAAACTTGTGCTTCCTCCAAGCAAAGCTGGAACGAAGGGTACACCACCGAGTAACCCGTCTAAAATCAAGGTTAC TAAGAGACTGCCGGACAAGGATCGACCTCGCGAGTTCACTGAGTTGGATCAAAGCATTAATGGTACACGTATCGTGTACGAACGGGCCAAGCTCGTGTGGCCTGGCATCTGGTCGATTGCTACTGTTGTTGCCACCTATGGCGTGTTTGCCTACATGTATATCAACTACGGCGATGCTATATCGTCCGCAGCGCTACAACCCAGTCGCGCAGAGAATTCAGATTCCTGGCTTCTCACTCCCACAGTCATCAGAGACGGCATCAAAATAGCATGGCAAGACCTTGACAAGCTTACAATCGGCATTATCGGCTTCAGCACTGTTATCCATGCGCTGCGACGCTCCGGTCTGTTCTCCCAGGCTAATTTTGTTCACATCGTTGGCCGCTACAGATACACGATTTTTACGCACCCATTCATATACAAGAACTGGGTACATTTGGGAGGGACATCGCTTATACTAGCTTGGTTCCTACCAGGTGTAGTACGACACTTCGATGGCGACGTCTACCACACAGCTGCCTTTCTTGCGAGCGTACCCGTTGTCATTTCATACCTCCACCGCTTTATATTCCGCTTTATCCCTATGCCCTATTTCCCAGTTAACCGGGGTGCAATGTATATCTGCGTAGCAGCATTCGGTGCTTATAGTGTGGCCTATGCGCATGAGAAGATATGGACCCCTGCGGGTGTCGTTGTGCGACTTCCATCGAAGGTTTGGGCTTCAATCG AGGTGTGA
- a CDS encoding Herpes-BLLF1 multi-domain protein: MFIDTATANSRSSRPQVIISPSPYNDGEEPEMDAFVGQASDAPPPTYLEATTPGLYTSRMSGEEGARLLSFDGREARDATYKEEQYARKTFRSQCCMKRNWIKSLGLLLGIMMLSAMLALMLAAVAVRSDKHSKVASVPQSAQSAQDEASYPQGFIDDDSDKPDLIAIPWPSPSASSTAPKQVFPIRWPAKCGKQYNVKTEMYDFTNSKELNIEEAIHQLDGPYKRVAGWIHVARAPDEQAPGTIQVKLSYAVSTTIDVNSVKYSQTPSGLVIGDPTFPDGFDGVRPGTACLGMSLVVFMAPGASLENLKVSSLHMGMQVHSGANFNVTDTTSISLTTGTLDAIKFSSRQTHLQTISGSISGKYALMDLLSVTTKSGSVNIDIEPQEAEPGSTNPAVFMVDSLSGSIRTDFKRKHIPERDYQTYINTTVGSVDGTFIHGSKTEINSIAGLVTADILPFKSKDYKSEIYTHTRSGKTALTLRTPYKARRVPISGLTSTHKSTSGEIVVTYPQEWTGMIDGTSMNGELHLQGKDLELLKENDTPGKNHVEAKKGNGASSLTFDTVSGGCEIKIGKLK, from the exons ATGTTTATCGATACCGCCACTGCGAACAGCCGGTCTTCCAGGCCCCAAGTCATCATTTCCCCATCGCCGTACAATGATGGAGAAGAGCCGGAAATGGACGCCTTTGTGGGACAGGCATCAGATGCGCCGCCCCCTACCTATCTCGAGGCTACTACACCCGGTCTTTACACCAGCCGAATGAGTGGAGAAGAGGGCGCCAGACTGCTGTCCTTTGACGGGAGGGAGGCGAGGGATGCAACCTACAAGGAAGAGCAGTACGCCAGAAAGACTTTCAGATCTCAGTGCTGTATGAAGAGAAATTGGATCAAGTCGCTGGGCCTGCTGCTGGGCATAATGATGCTGTCTGCCATGTTGGCTCTAATGTTGGCAGCAGTGGCTGTGCGAAGTGACAAGCAC AGCAAGGTGGCTAGCGTACCACAGTCAGCTCAATCGGCACAGGACGAGGCATCATACCCACAGGGATTCATCGATGACGACTCCGACAAGCCAGACCTCATCGCCATCCCGTGGCCATCGCCGTCTGCTTCATCGACAGCACCGAAACAAGTCTTCCCTATTCGGTGGCCAGCCAAGTGTGGAAAGCAATACAATGTCAAGACGGAAATGTACGACTTCACCAACTCCAAGGAGCTCAACATTGAGGAAGCCATCCACCAGCTCGATGGCCCATACAAGCGTGTAGCGGGATGGATTCACGTTGCACGAGCACCAGATGAGCAAGCACCAGGCACAATCCAGGTGAAACTCTCATATGCAGTTTCCACAACCATAGACGTCAACAGCGTCAAGTACTCTCAGACACCATCAGGACTGGTTATTGGCGACCCGACGTTCCCAGACGGTTTTGATGGTGTGCGACCAGGCACTGCCTGTCTCGGCATGTCcctcgtcgtcttcatgGCACCAGGGGCTTCTTTGGAAAACTTGAAGGTGTCTTCGCTTCACATGGGAATGCAGGTACACAGCGGCGCCAACTTTAACGTCACAGATACCACGTCCATCTCCCTCACCACCGGCACCCTCGACGCCATCAAATTCTCCTCGAGACAGACGCATCTGCAGACCATCTCCGGCTCGATTAGCGGAAAGTACGCCCTCATGGATCTCCTCTCCGTCACGACAAAGAGTGGATCCGTCAACATCGACATCGAGCCCCAAGAAGCTGAGCCAGGATCAACTAACCCTGCCGTCTTTATGGTCGACTCACTCTCGGGTAGTATCCGAACAGACTTCAAGCGCAAGCACATCCCCGAGCGCGACTACCAGACCTACATCAACACGACTGTCGGCTCTGTCGACGGAACCTTCATCCACGGCTCAAAGACGGAGATCAACTCCATCGCCGGTCTCGTCACAGCAGACATCCTTCCCTTCAAGTCCAAAGACTACAAGTCGGAGATTTACACACATACGCGTTCTGGAAAGACAGCACTGACCCTCCGCACGCCATACAAAGCGAGGCGGGTGCCGATCAGCGGACTCACGAGCACCCATAAGAGCACATCGGGTGAGATCGTCGTCACCTACCCGCAAGAGTGGACTGGAATGATCGACGGCACATCAATGAACGGGGAATTGCACCTCCAAGGCAAAGACCTGGAGTTGCTCAAGGAGAATGACACGCCAGGCAAGAACCATGTCGAAGCAAAGAAGGGGAACGGGGCCAGTAGTCTGACCTTTGACACTGTTAGTGGAGGCTGCGAGATCAAAATTGGGAAGCTGAAATGA
- a CDS encoding Pmp3 domain containing protein gives MPSSTSDVLLYFLAIWLPFVSVAIKRGCTADLFINIALCCLAWIPGIIHAWYIISKSEKAERTKSTVE, from the exons ATGCCATCCAGCACA AGCGATGTCCTCCTCTACTTCCTCGCTATATGGCTGCCATTTGTATCCGTTGCCATCAAGCGAGGCTGCACCGCCGACCTCTTCATCAACATTGCATTATGCTGTCTCGCCTGGATACCAGGAATCATTCACGCGTGGTACATTATTAGCAAGTCGGAAAAAGCAGAGAGAACCAAGAGTACGGTGGAGTAG